The Branchiostoma floridae strain S238N-H82 chromosome 3, Bfl_VNyyK, whole genome shotgun sequence genomic sequence ATTTAAATAGTCTCCAAAGGACTCCGACATTATGTaaacaacatacattgtaatcaAATACCACAAGGAGTGTCTTGTTATTACATTTACACTTACATTTATTGGTCATTGCAGAGATAGTGAACTTCGTTCACACAAGCACCTTCCTCATTCTGTTTATGGATACATGGTAAATATACAATTATCCTTATATTATATACTGTCTGACTCTGTCTTTAGATCATTTACTGGAAGTCATTTGTATATGCTGGAGTAATGCTGACTCTTCAGCGTACTGGCAATGTATCCTCCTCTTTTCGTACGATGTACGCTTTCTAACGCTTTATATTAGTATTGTGGAGCCATTTCCATGCACAAACACCAATCATGTTGTATTCCGCTACCGAAAGTGATTACCTTTATTTACTGATTCCATGCAAACACGcccattttctttttacatattacatatattGCAGAGTGAAGGGATTCTTAATTCAAGAAGATCCCTGACAAAAAATCTGTACGTGCAATTGCTTCATTATATCatacaaataaataattttcaaaaaattgttATAGACATTCAGATCATATGTGAAATGTACAACTACTTGTATGTGTACATTTAGGATAGGAAAGTTAGATGCATGAAGGTCATATATATAAGCTCTTAAAAATGAATTGCAATTTTACGTTATTTCGCATACATGTAGGAATATTTGACCGATGGATAAGCAGAGCATTATTTAAATTTATGCATCGATAAGACTTCAAGAACCATATTGAGGAAGATATCCCCTTGTGAGCCGTTAAGGATCTGTAGCCATTCTCAAATATAAGGCAGGGGACGAAATAACGTTATGATCTACCATATTTCACCGAGCTATCTACGGGCAGAAATGACTTTCGCCACCCATCCTCGGGGTGGTGCAAATTATGTACCTAACGCACCTGATAAATGTTGTAGGCAGTTGGAGTTATTGGAAAAATTTTAATCGGGTAAAATCTACTACAGGAAGCCATGAAGATGATACTCAGACGGTGTCAATTATAAGTTTCCTCTGTCCCAAAGAGCTTTCGGCAAATTCACAGAAGACCGTATGCCATGTTAGCAAATTATAACTAGATTTCAGTATCACTCGAGTGATGAACCGAGACGGTTATTTGTTGAGTACTCCCGGAGGCACTAGAGACCCTAGGAGAGTGATGAGGAACTGGATGAGCCGGTGGGGCCAGCCGGTCCCCAATCACGGCGAACGTCTTCAACTCTACTTCTCTCTCTTCCACCTGGCGATGACATGACCGTGGCGATCGGGTGCCCAAATCATGCACCCGTATCGACACGTCTGAACTACACATATTCTTATATGCCGTGCGGAAATTCTCATTATAGTATCCGTAAATAATTGGATTTAAGGAGCTACTCAGATACGACATCCAGTGCGCTACAGGGTAGATGTAAACATCCACCACATCACGTTGTTGTTTGTTCAGGTTACCGAAATCATACAGCATGAAGATCGTGTGCAGAGGAAGCCACAGCAACCCAAGCATGACAACAACAATCAAAAGCATTTTGATCACTTTACACTTTTTCTTAAGAGAAACTTGTTTGATTTCATTCGGTGCTGTGTCTCCCCCCGGTGTAGGTTTTGACCAAACAGCATAGCCAATACGAGCGTAAAGGAACACAATGACTCCCAAAGGACcaacataacaaaacagaaacaaacagacTGTGTAGGCCTGGCGCCAGTCAGGTGCGTTCTCTTTGCAGGTGTGGAGGAAGAGTTCACCTTCAAATGATTCGGTCTTGTCTTCCATGAGTAGGCTCTGTGGTACACTGAAGATCAGTGCGAAGCCCCATACGGCACACAGGATCTTCAGCATGTCCTTACCGGATAGCTTGGGCTCGGTAGGGTAGACAACGGAGTAGAATCTGCAGTATAAGGATCGCAATTGTAAATGTTGTACCCATTTTCTAAATGCTAAGATCGCAATTGAAGATATGAGCAAATATGAAGCTTCTACCTTTCAGAATGGCAACTAATTTCCAATATCCAGCCGGCGTGTATATCTACAAAATACCATACAGGTACCGAACTTGTCTTGATCGAGTAGCTAATATTAGTCAGTGAGCGAGTTAGAATCCAGAACTGGATATTCTCATAATATTTAATCATAGAAAGGCAATGCATACATGGCAAAATGAATCCTTTGTATGGGCTGTGCTATGTCACTTTGTGAAATTGTAATTTTTTACATCTTAACTTGAAAAGAGGTATTGGAATTAAGGCATCAAAATCACCTTAGACAATTTGATAGCTTAATGTTTTCCTTTTGGTTTCGTGTGCAACTTCACTTATGTTTCGCCAAGTCAGGTACAcaaatattactagtatatatagctGAAAGTATTTACATGTGCAGTGACactatatgtacatttatatttttcCATTAGGAAGAGGAAAGTCAGGATAGGACCTTATCTTTTCAAGGTACCATTAATTAATTTTGGAAATAATATGACATATTTTGAACTTTGCCGTTGTAAAATTTTAACTCCAGGCCTAGCTGTTACCTGTCTACCGCAACGGCAACAAGCGTGAAGATGGAGGCTGCGACGGAAACCACCTGCACACCTGGCGTTAGCTTGCACATCACGTCGCCAAACTGCCAACCTGTGCGAAAACATCACCCAATGtcaattacaaatattattccTACCATTACTTCATTCCCATCTCCGTGTATGTTGCTTGTTGTCGTTGTATTTCACAGTTTGTTAGTATATTTGCTTAATATATGTTCAGGTGCTATGCTCACTGCAGAGCGATTGAAGGTTGCACGTTACACTGAAATGATGTGTAGAAAAGAAGTCTTCTTAAAGGGAGCCAAGGTCGTCTCATTTTCCTGTTTTGCTTTCCTTGTTGCCTTAACCACTGCAAGTACTGATTGTTATTCTTTGAAATAGCGAAGTAGTGGGCGTTTATTTGCTACAAAATTGGAGAGGGAAAAGCATTTAATGACAGCTAATGTCAGTAGCCTAAGTAGAGATCCATATGTGTTTTTGAAAACGAGTTGAAATTATTTACATCAAGAATTGAATTGCACTcgtaatgaggaaaatttataataCTGGTGTTTTGACAAATatgtaaagaaacacatggttctaaagtggtaaatgatggtaaATTatacttgtcacatttgtcaaaggtgatcatcatcatacatgtaaaatacttAGTATGCCTAATTGAACAGGAATTGATAATAATCAAATAAGACATGAATGCACAGAAACTGGGGGATATTTCACATGGGTACTAGGTCTTTAATGTCTTGTTAAACATAGATGAACATTTTGAATACGTCACTGGAGAATTAGTCGCCATTTCTTTAACCAGGGTTTGTAAGATATACTGAGTAAATGGCTTCGGGCTTCTTATGTACTAATACCCAGTATTAGCAGACGTGACGCAGAGGGCAATGTAAGCATTTGTGGACTCCATGCAGCACACATGGATTATCTTTCTTAAAATGTTTCCCGTATTTGGAATGTTTCCCGTATTTGGAAGATAATTTGATGTGCTTTGCAGTGCCCTCAAGGGTCTGTCTAGGGTAAGTCCTTGACTAGAGGATTGTCAAGGACAGGTCATTACCAGTAAAGCACGATCCATTACTTtacttttctctttctctctaccggtccaagggggagggggtgatgTATCACCATTGTCGCTATCTTGGAAGCTATTAGAGTAAAGTTACCAACTACAATTTATCTCCATGACGAATAAGTGTACGTGTTGTTTTGCGTGTGCCTtaaagtttgtgtttgtgaaaatttgtagTCAGCATGACTTTATGCCCCTCGCCTCGGCTTTTTCTGCTATCAGAACTTTTCGGTGTTCGTGCGCTTTGATCGAAGTGTAGCATGCTAtagttttgatttgtttgtaagGAGATCGGTTTCGGTATAAGCAAGGGTTGTTAAGGTATTGGCCTTATTCCAGCTTGTTGATCATAACTTtagatatatgatataattaGCACTGGTTTTAGCTATATAACTTCTTTAACTTACATAGATTACGTTATAAAAATCATCATTGGTCCTCATCCAGGACATCCTCTTCGATGAGCCAGCATTGTAAGTATTGATTGGTAATCTAACGGATATCAACATACCCTTTGAATAAATAGAAAAAGTAAAATCTTTTCAATAGCCATAATTCTATTGTCACCCTTCATCAATGGTAAAATGGAATGGCAACATTTATAGTTCTTGATATAATTCAATGCAAACAATTACAACTGGTTTAAGGTTTCATAAGTTAAGAATGCTAATTTTCCAGTGTAATGCCAGTATGGCTTATACATCGCTTTTcgaataaacaacaacaacaacaaaacattttgtattatgGGTAGATTGTATAAAATAACTATGATATAGTTTTCGTACCCTACAGTTTAATATATACAAACCCCTCCCAACACAATAATGTTAAATTAATGCTGCAAACAATTAATGAGCCTACCATATTGCCGTCTGGAACTGAAACATATATTACCTCATAAAGCTTTAACTTTAGCATATTGCTCTTGTTGTTGCGATTACCCTTTCCTCACCTCTTCAAAGGAACGTAAGAAGAAAGGCTCATGCTTCTGCACTAACAAAAGCGATGAATTTGTAGGAAACGATTCGTCACAAAATTACATTACACGGGCTCATACCTTAAAAACTATATGGAAAATTTTAGCTAAAGTTTTGAACTACGTATCCTACTTAGACAATAttacagaaaaatgaaaattgcCGTCAAATAGAACATTTATATTTATGACGCGAAACAGAACAATAGTATATGGTATATTTATGTCATTTGATTATACAAACGATGGGAAGAATGAATCAGTCCTTACCAAGAATGACGTTATCCACCAGAGTGAACGGTATGCAGAAGAATGCGACAAGTAAGTCGCTGACGGCCAGATTCATGAGGAAATAATTGGTCACGGTCCGCATGCGGGGGATCCTCAGGATGGCGAAGCACACCATCATGTTCCCGATCAAACACAGCAGGAAAATCAACAGATACGACAAAATAAACACCACTAGAACGGGCGTGGACTGCTTCAGCCATAAGTCGGCGTAGAGATTTTGCAAGGCGACGTTCTGTCTGGTTCGGTTTGTGAGAGGCCCTCCGGTATTGTTTAGGGCCTCTATGTAGACCCTCATCGGAGAGTTGGAACTCATTCTGCGACAGCTACCAATTGTAGAGTTACACAGATATCGGCAGATGTTACAGACAGCTAGCAGATGCGTTCTAGCTTTCACAATACTGCCAGACCATTCCgagcaaaattgaaaataaacataCCTTTAGCATATGGAGATATAAAAAATAGCAAATCTGATTCAATTACGTATGAACAAAAGCACTACTAGTAATAAAGGAATCCTTGTGCGAAAACGCAAACAGACAAGGATAGTTCGATAGCAGGGCCTAGAGATGCTGTGTGGCGGAACGTCTAAGACTAACCGCTGTTTTGTACATTTCTCTCGCCTACGCAAACATATCGACCATGGCACTGAACTTCCTTCCAGGCGTATTTTGAACGTCATCAGTATGTAAGACATGTCACAGTCAACGTCACTACATGATAATTCTTGGAATTAAAATGAATGATCGCCTTTAAAGGGAAATGAATGGGTCTTCAAGGTTTTTTGATCAGATGGACCCAGAGAGGGGAGTCAGGTAAAAGAGGAGGAAAATAAAATTGTATTTTAGGTAGAACAGAAGATTGAGCTACCGGTCGTTTGATGCTTTGACGTCAGTGAGAGGAGGAGGATATAAACCTACCATGCTGTTAACTTTAACGGTCGTACTTTATCTCCGTTGACGTGCGTAGTGTCCCCTGGGTCGATTGCTAGTATCCAAAACTCAGCTATAAACTAATTCTTCGGCTGTATGAAGTAAAAAATGATGGAATTCATCGGCATTTCAGACAATTATCCGGTGAAGTTAATCTAGATAAACTTTATTATATCATAGTACTTTATAGTTTAATGCACTTAAAGGATATACAGGAATGCGTAAATGTCAGATTAAAATTTTTCCTTGCTAAAAGGAACAGTATGGTTTGCTAAGTTATCTATGATATAGtgtgtatcttttttgtttAATTGTGATTTACGTGGGAGGGAGATGAACATTTACCTTCTATGGAAATTAGTTCAGTACTAAGTAAAGCCAAGCCTAGATGATTACTGCACATGTTGTTGTCATTATCACttgcaatttttattttcagtgattGTGCGATTTATAAAAGTTTTCTAATGTGTCTTGAACCATTTATATCAAAACGACAGGTTCGAGTTTATGGCCAGTGGTTGCTCGTGCTTACGTTACAGCATTAATTTGAGAGCTTGATTTATCACAAAACCACATGTAAATCGTCATATCGCTCTTGTAAAACTGATTCACCCTAGCACATTTACTCGTTTGACACTTTGCATTGCTGCTCCAAACCCTCACACCTGCAATAATCCACAAAACGTATAACTAAGTGCATCTGTTTATAGAGCTCATTTATACGTAAATGAACGCCTGTGTAAAGAGATTTGGAAATTTCCTTTCCGTATAATAGTTTATAAGTTTTTGCTACGACGGTCTACTTGAAACAAATCTATTTACGTATAGTTACAAAGGATTATTGATTGAATCGGAATATCCTTTAAAAGATATGCGTTCAATCAAGATCTTTACAACGACAGAATATTTCACAGCAATTAGCTACAGCATGTTCACGGCCTAACTTCCCATGTCTAGTTCAACGGAGAATTAATGTCTCTGAAATACAAACAGAGCACATTCATtaaaatatgtaaaaagaaTGGTCGACAGAAGGACAATATGCTAGGGGACTTTACCTGAACTTCAAAGTTGTTCTCTTCTCAGGTAAATGCTGAGTAACCTTCAGGGACCAAAGTTGGGTTTGCAATGAGTCTTTGAATCATAAAGAATTCAAGTACGATACAAGGTTTGATTTGAAGCACAACAAAACACCGAAAACGTAAGCCATATCTTTTATACGATTGAAATGACTTGAGCCATGCGACAATGTATCACGACTGCTGCGTGGTACCTCAACAGTCGTGGGCTCTAGTGGGAAGGGTGTTTGCGAGCGCTATCGATATCTTAGGTGCCTGCCCGTCGTTTCTTAATGCCTTAAGAAGCAGGGTTTCTTCTTAGAACAAGAGGACCCCCAGGCACTAAGGCCTACCTGGAAATGGCGTCGGATGCGAGCCATCACGCCTACACTATATCAGTGGTTGACTTGATAGGCGTCCCTTACAGTTTTTGTAATGCGGCTGCGGGAATCCCTTTTAACGTAGAAGGCAATATAAGTGACGTTGCTGTAAATTGAAGTTGAGAAGATAGAATTTGACGCCTACGACAAGGAACAATTATCAGAGATGTCTCGCAGGGCACGTGATAGTCTTGAGGGGAAATGGATGAAATAGATGGATAAAAAGATGGATGGATATGACTTCAGATGGTATTATCTAGCTCGAAGCAACGATGCAGCATCGTTAACATTCAACTAAGGGGGCGAAATTTCTAAAGTTTTGACGTTGCAAGCGGAGGAGGTATTTTATAATTAACGTAAAAACATGCAGGTTGAATAAACTCGAACGTTTCATAACCCATACATATGTAGAGTCACCTGGAATCTTGGTGTTACCGCAAGAACCCTGGACAAAATATTGCAAAGGAATAAAAGAATCCATCTACATTTACATACGGGCTCTGCAACCATCCCTTAACAGAGACGAAGTGTAGATAGACTTGCTGGATCTTATGATCCACAGCTCACGGGGTCTATAGCTATCTATATAACTTGTTCTATATAATATACAACGTGTCGTCACGGAAGCAGTTGATTGCTGCAAATTTTGTGTTTGAATTCAATGTTCAGCTTAGATCCAGAATAACGTTTAGCCATTAGGTAAGAAATGTTCCGAGGGAATTTTGCTAAAGATGTGACAGCCCGTGTGTGTGACATCAAGAAGGCATGTAGCTAGGGAAAATAATTGATGAAAGGGCTTTACATGGTGTAAGCTACTGGTGGGCGATGTTACACCTGTCCATTAGTTGTGACAGCGCGGAGGCGAAAGTTAACTTAACTTGGTGATAACTTTACAGGCAgcgtatttttttttaagtctttcATGCTCGTTTAGTTATCACAAATGACCCGATGGTAATTTGCAGTAGCAACTATTGTAGAAAGGACAGTCTAAATTGCTGGATAGGTGTGGGGGGACAAAACTGAGGTATATGTCTCAAATTTCTTTTGGCTACAGTGCTAACCAAATACAATGTTTTAACCTTTATTTGAGAAATGCTTGCCAATCAAGTTCCACCTGAAGCCATTTATTTGTTAAGCCACAAGGAGGAGGTTAATTCAACAGAATGTAGAAAAACAAGGTTGTGCGTAAGTTTagacaaaaacagcatttttttcaCTGATAGTTCGGAGAACACTGTTACGATCGATGTCAGAATGCGTAGCGAAGACCAATAATTGGACCGTCTTGGACCGGCTCCGAACCTTAATCTAATCAACTGGTCCAACCTGAAAAGACCAATTAGTACAAGAAAAAGATGATCGATAGTCTGAAATTAATTGCTTTACTCCGACCTTTTGTAGACTACTTGAGAATGTATCGTTTTTTCAGTACTACCTATACCTACAATAAACATATCTTTCTAAGTTCTCTCtgctttgtttcattttgtagtgTTTCTCTCTCCGTACCAGACAATTAGAGAACGATTGGGACAAAGATAAGCGCATATTCTATGTTTGAAAACATGTGTGCAATAAATTGCCCTTATCATTAGATTTTTAATTCACTTCAAGAATGAGCTAACTCACAAGTGTCTCTCAAACGTGTCTGAGGTGAGTAAGGAGGCGCATAAAAGCAGCATATTTTTATCATCTAGAAGGTTCAACAGCCACGGGCTTATTGTAACGCCATTACACTGACGCCAGTGAACAGAAGGTGGTATGAAACACGTTATGACCATATATAGCTACAGTATCTTCCAACTGTTACGCATTGTACATGAAATTTTAAGATTATGACAGCGTAGACTCCGACTTAAATGGTTAGATATTTTAGATATTGGATGCAATTCTACAATTACACTTTGCTATTTAAAAGAAACCACGCACCAAATCTGCAATCTGTTCTGATCTAGCTTTATCGAGCTTGCCTTCACGAAGCTGTCATATCATGAAGCAGTACTAGTTTGACATGtaaattcaattttgtacagtatCAAGACCTTATTCTTCCGACAGCAATTAAGCGACGTAGTGGTGTACAAGTAAAGCAAAGTGGAACCATTTTGAGTATTTCCAGTCTGACCACTGTAGACTGCCATGGCTCTGCATGTAAATAGATATCGATGTGCATCAAAGACAACGGTAGAAACGTACTAATCAATTCTAGTATACATTAGATAAACAATTCGCCTATTCTTTATTGATATGAAATAGTGTATACAAAGTG encodes the following:
- the LOC118412604 gene encoding neuropeptide FF receptor 2-like; its protein translation is MSSNSPMRVYIEALNNTGGPLTNRTRQNVALQNLYADLWLKQSTPVLVVFILSYLLIFLLCLIGNMMVCFAILRIPRMRTVTNYFLMNLAVSDLLVAFFCIPFTLVDNVILGWQFGDVMCKLTPGVQVVSVAASIFTLVAVAVDR